A window of Mucilaginibacter paludis DSM 18603 contains these coding sequences:
- a CDS encoding sulfatase-like hydrolase/transferase yields MSIRKRKITIPLVIIFLLLVLLWLLWPFADKSFEIVPDKQKIKEKEAFLNAPVNHQEAKRPNIIILLADDLGKTDIPLYGNKVVQTPNINQLAKEGTTFTEGYVSAPICSPSRAGLLTGRYQQRFGYEFQPVNRYFSNRLERIILNKAFDLQELEFDSQNHVPDKQAIARQGLPDQEITIAELLKKNGYATAITGKWHLGFSPQFSPLKHGFDYFFGFNEAYAWYTDTANTVNVHHKGIMDSHIWETGNTGTSQKQRNGKSIYEKDFYTNAIAREATAFIDRNKQRPFLLYVPFNAPHTPFQASKVDVKKYQDRGVADLNKAVYYTLISGLDNAIGQILAKVKAEGLENNTLIFFLSDNGGATYTHATSNAPLRGGKMSLYEGGLNIPFIIKWTGHLPSGATFDRPVTSLDIFATAAAVSSSVLPANKYDGVNLVPYLTHRDTSAPHKILYWRAGQNKAIRKGDWKLVLNLKDNITALYNLHSDKVEQNNLAAKKPGIVAQLKQDLANWEATLQAPLWPSSGFYKNITDGKTDRFPL; encoded by the coding sequence ATGTCAATTAGAAAACGAAAAATAACAATACCCCTTGTTATAATATTCTTACTGTTGGTGTTGCTTTGGCTGCTCTGGCCCTTCGCTGACAAAAGCTTTGAGATTGTACCCGATAAACAAAAAATAAAAGAAAAAGAGGCCTTTTTGAATGCCCCGGTTAACCATCAGGAAGCGAAACGACCTAATATTATTATTTTATTGGCTGATGATCTTGGCAAAACTGACATTCCCTTGTATGGAAACAAGGTAGTTCAAACACCGAATATAAATCAGCTTGCCAAAGAAGGCACAACCTTTACCGAAGGTTATGTTTCTGCACCGATCTGCTCACCGTCAAGGGCCGGTTTATTAACTGGCAGATACCAGCAAAGGTTTGGTTACGAGTTTCAACCCGTTAACCGCTATTTCAGTAACCGGCTGGAACGCATCATTTTAAACAAGGCGTTTGATTTACAGGAACTGGAGTTTGATAGCCAAAACCATGTGCCCGATAAGCAAGCCATTGCCCGGCAGGGGCTTCCCGACCAGGAAATTACCATCGCGGAGTTATTAAAGAAAAACGGGTATGCAACGGCAATAACCGGTAAATGGCACCTGGGCTTTAGCCCGCAGTTTTCTCCGCTTAAGCATGGATTTGATTATTTTTTTGGCTTTAACGAAGCTTATGCATGGTATACTGATACTGCAAATACCGTTAATGTACACCATAAGGGCATTATGGATTCGCACATCTGGGAAACGGGTAACACCGGAACTTCTCAAAAACAGCGTAATGGCAAGAGTATTTACGAAAAGGACTTTTACACAAACGCTATAGCCCGCGAAGCAACCGCATTTATTGACCGTAACAAGCAACGCCCGTTTTTGCTATACGTTCCGTTTAATGCTCCGCATACACCTTTTCAGGCCTCTAAAGTGGATGTTAAAAAGTACCAGGACCGCGGTGTGGCCGATTTAAACAAGGCAGTTTACTATACCCTGATCTCAGGTTTAGATAACGCGATAGGGCAAATACTGGCTAAAGTAAAGGCCGAAGGGCTGGAAAACAACACGCTTATCTTTTTTTTAAGTGATAACGGCGGTGCTACCTACACCCATGCAACCAGTAACGCGCCGCTTCGCGGCGGCAAAATGTCGTTATACGAGGGCGGCCTGAATATTCCGTTTATTATTAAATGGACAGGGCATCTTCCATCGGGAGCAACATTTGACCGGCCCGTTACTTCGTTAGATATTTTTGCCACCGCGGCTGCTGTGTCCTCTTCTGTTTTGCCGGCAAATAAGTACGATGGCGTAAACCTGGTTCCGTATCTCACCCATCGGGATACTTCTGCCCCTCATAAAATATTGTATTGGCGCGCTGGGCAAAATAAAGCGATCCGCAAAGGTGACTGGAAACTGGTGTTAAATCTGAAAGATAACATCACCGCTCTTTACAATTTACATTCAGATAAAGTTGAGCAAAATAACCTGGCTGCTAAGAAACCCGGGATCGTGGCACAGCTTAAGCAAGACCTTGCGAATTGGGAAGCTACTTTGCAGGCTCCGCTTTGGCCAAGCAGTGGTTTTTATAAAAATATAACCGATGGAAAAACCGACAGGTTCCCGCTATAA
- a CDS encoding alpha/beta hydrolase, translating into MKYLQICSLLIIVIFFSTNLKAQSSSTKPTIILVHGIWADGSSWSDEIAALQAKGYDVVSVQNPLTSLADDVAATKRAIDRAPGKVILVAHSWGGYVITQAGNDPKVLGLVYIAALVPEVGETLPALSGNAAATELVRYVRPFNGFLYLSKDGIDHIFGGDLTTKQQGIAYATQLPAAQSLFTDKVENAAWKTKPSWYVVATADKAINPDLERFMAKRIKAKTTEIDASHAVILSHPKEITDLIEAAAVFPYQQ; encoded by the coding sequence ATGAAATACCTGCAAATTTGTTCACTATTAATTATAGTGATTTTCTTTAGTACCAACCTCAAGGCACAATCTTCTTCAACCAAGCCGACCATTATATTGGTTCATGGTATATGGGCCGACGGCTCCTCCTGGAGCGACGAGATAGCCGCCCTGCAAGCGAAAGGTTACGACGTTGTATCGGTCCAAAATCCTTTAACATCCCTTGCCGATGACGTTGCTGCAACCAAACGCGCGATAGACCGGGCACCGGGAAAAGTGATACTGGTAGCACACTCCTGGGGAGGCTATGTAATTACCCAGGCAGGTAATGATCCAAAGGTGCTTGGCCTGGTTTATATCGCCGCCCTGGTGCCGGAGGTGGGCGAAACACTTCCCGCGCTATCCGGTAATGCCGCAGCGACGGAACTGGTCAGATATGTCAGGCCATTTAATGGTTTTCTGTACCTGTCAAAAGATGGAATTGATCATATTTTCGGCGGAGACCTGACCACTAAACAACAGGGGATTGCTTATGCCACGCAATTGCCCGCCGCCCAATCATTATTCACCGACAAAGTGGAAAACGCGGCCTGGAAAACCAAGCCCAGCTGGTATGTTGTTGCCACCGCTGATAAAGCGATCAATCCGGACCTGGAACGTTTCATGGCCAAAAGGATCAAAGCCAAAACGACGGAAATTGATGCAAGCCACGCGGTAATCCTGTCACATCCGAAAGAGATTACAGACCTGATCGAAGCGGCTGCAGTCTTTCCGTATCAGCAATGA
- a CDS encoding tyrosine-type recombinase/integrase, producing MTLDVYIDPKNWNPQTGKIKPGAKNASQINSFLAVKEAEAEALALEMESKSKFITAYDIKSKIIGKAPEDFFAFVEMHRKTLYENLKIGSIRRCDGVVAKLKRFCNDEPLFFDEISVKFIQDFHQHLSDKLHNQANTIHSNLKVIRKMVIYAVNEEMMPAEKNPFNKIKLKGEKTKRAFLLDDELERLEKLELEELSMLNHHRNLYVFSAYSGGVRISDLLMMRWENFDGEHLFFQIRKTKEDLSIKLPKKSLNLLSFYRAFAKKKSIGSDIEPRSFIFPLLRIDKDETDELRIFKAISSATAYTNKNLRQLIKRAKIDKEISFHTARHSWAVRALQKGMRIEYVSKLMGHASVKQTEVYAKILNMELDKAMSVFDKIERKGRA from the coding sequence GTGACACTAGATGTTTATATTGATCCCAAGAATTGGAATCCGCAAACCGGTAAAATAAAGCCGGGAGCGAAAAACGCCAGCCAGATCAATAGTTTTCTGGCTGTAAAAGAGGCTGAAGCGGAAGCACTCGCTTTGGAAATGGAAAGCAAATCTAAATTCATCACAGCTTATGATATTAAATCGAAGATAATTGGAAAGGCGCCGGAAGACTTCTTTGCATTCGTGGAGATGCATCGTAAAACGTTGTATGAAAACTTAAAGATCGGTTCAATCAGGCGATGCGATGGCGTTGTTGCCAAATTGAAAAGATTCTGCAATGATGAACCTTTATTCTTTGATGAGATTAGCGTAAAATTCATTCAAGATTTCCATCAGCATCTCAGCGATAAACTCCATAACCAAGCCAATACCATTCATTCTAATCTCAAAGTGATCAGAAAAATGGTTATTTATGCCGTCAATGAAGAGATGATGCCTGCGGAAAAGAATCCCTTTAATAAGATCAAACTAAAGGGAGAAAAAACTAAAAGGGCATTTTTGTTGGATGATGAATTAGAAAGATTAGAAAAGCTGGAGCTGGAAGAATTGAGCATGCTTAATCATCATCGAAACCTATATGTTTTTAGTGCTTATTCGGGAGGAGTTCGCATTTCTGATTTGCTAATGATGCGATGGGAGAATTTTGATGGGGAACACTTATTCTTCCAGATCAGAAAAACAAAGGAAGATCTAAGCATAAAGCTACCCAAGAAATCATTAAATCTTTTATCTTTTTACCGCGCATTTGCAAAAAAGAAATCAATTGGAAGCGATATTGAACCCCGATCATTTATTTTTCCACTGTTACGCATTGACAAAGATGAAACTGATGAACTTCGGATATTTAAAGCCATTTCATCCGCTACGGCATATACCAATAAAAACCTGCGACAATTAATTAAACGTGCTAAGATTGATAAGGAGATCTCTTTTCATACCGCCAGGCATAGCTGGGCTGTCAGGGCATTGCAAAAGGGTATGCGTATTGAATATGTATCCAAGCTAATGGGGCACGCATCGGTTAAACAGACGGAAGTCTACGCCAAGATATTGAATATGGAATTGGATAAGGCCATGTCTGTTTTCGATAAAATAGAACGCAAGGGCAGAGCGTGA
- a CDS encoding LLM class flavin-dependent oxidoreductase, producing the protein MSNQVNRQMHLNAFIMGTGQHLAAWRHPLSQRDGVFSISHYKQVAQIAEKGLFDALFFADNLGLQPAPPESRAQNANFFSLEPITLLSYLSAVTEHIGLISTVSASYLEPFHLARKFASLDHISNGRAGWNLVTSATDFEARNFALDNQRDHSLRYRRAAEYAKIVKGLWDSFEDDAFTFNKESAQFYQPDKLHELNYRGEHFTVKGPLHIRRPVQGYPVMVQAGSSEDGQELAAETAEVVFTAQQTLQDAVAFYQGLKSRLAKYGRREDELLILPGVYPVIGKTEQEAKAKYQQLQDLIPEASGLLLIHHFGLDVTKYGPDDPFPELPHSEGFQSRIKLLYELALRENLTIRQVFQRVAGGRGHWTIFGTPASIADQLEEWFTNFAADGFNVMPPLLPSGLSEFVEQVIPELQGRGLFRTAYEGRTLRENLGLKRPQNQYAGYTSNTF; encoded by the coding sequence ATGTCAAATCAAGTTAATCGGCAAATGCACCTCAATGCCTTTATCATGGGCACAGGCCAGCATTTAGCCGCCTGGAGGCATCCTTTATCTCAGAGGGATGGCGTATTCTCCATATCGCATTACAAACAAGTTGCGCAAATAGCCGAGAAAGGATTATTTGATGCGCTTTTTTTTGCTGATAACCTCGGGCTTCAGCCTGCACCGCCAGAGAGCCGGGCGCAAAATGCTAATTTTTTTTCACTGGAGCCTATTACCTTGCTGTCCTACCTTTCGGCTGTTACTGAGCATATCGGATTGATATCTACCGTATCTGCATCTTACCTGGAGCCCTTTCATCTTGCCCGAAAGTTCGCCTCGCTTGATCATATCAGCAATGGCCGCGCTGGCTGGAATTTAGTGACATCCGCAACAGATTTTGAGGCACGCAATTTTGCCCTGGACAACCAACGCGATCATTCGCTGCGCTATAGACGGGCGGCAGAGTATGCAAAAATTGTAAAAGGGTTATGGGATAGTTTTGAGGACGACGCCTTTACCTTTAATAAAGAGAGTGCACAATTTTATCAGCCGGATAAACTTCATGAGCTCAATTACAGGGGCGAGCATTTTACCGTAAAAGGGCCGCTGCATATCAGGAGGCCCGTGCAAGGTTACCCGGTAATGGTCCAGGCCGGGTCATCCGAAGATGGGCAGGAGCTGGCCGCCGAAACTGCCGAGGTTGTATTTACAGCCCAACAAACCTTGCAGGATGCCGTTGCCTTTTATCAAGGCCTTAAATCAAGACTGGCCAAATATGGCCGGAGAGAAGACGAACTGCTTATTTTGCCCGGTGTTTACCCTGTGATCGGCAAAACGGAGCAGGAAGCGAAAGCAAAGTACCAGCAGCTTCAGGATTTGATACCCGAGGCCTCCGGGCTCTTGCTGATCCACCATTTTGGATTGGATGTAACCAAATATGGTCCGGATGACCCATTTCCTGAGTTGCCACATTCCGAGGGCTTTCAATCCCGCATTAAGCTTTTATATGAACTCGCTCTCCGCGAAAATTTAACCATACGCCAGGTATTTCAGCGGGTAGCGGGAGGGCGGGGCCACTGGACTATTTTCGGCACACCAGCATCTATTGCCGATCAGCTCGAGGAATGGTTCACAAACTTTGCCGCCGACGGGTTTAACGTGATGCCTCCGCTTTTGCCGTCAGGATTAAGTGAGTTTGTTGAGCAGGTTATTCCCGAATTACAGGGCAGGGGCCTGTTCCGTACAGCTTATGAAGGAAGAACGCTGAGGGAGAATTTGGGACTGAAAAGGCCGCAAAATCAGTATGCCGGCTATACATCCAACACTTTTTAA
- a CDS encoding MFS transporter — MTAISIDNPVKNAVSPEPKYFDGLPVTGKQRRIVFLLAFGFFFDFMDNSNFGVVAPAILKLWHLSLQQIGWINSAFFIGMFIGGISGGHLSNVFGRKKVLLASIAFFSVFSLFNGLAPGFITFLLARLLTGIGTASLVVVTNLYLIEMLPGESRGRWQALVFALGVLGIPILGLLNKIIIPSGPEAWRVLYFLGGAGFLAFFAGLIWLRESPRWLVSKGRIAEAELILGDITGLDIRLNPSTSVPEKAFGLVYTIRSLTGQANLRRTIVLTSIFWVGYPAYAILGWLPTLFSKKGFSLDETASFSICLALGLTAASFVASLISDLGGRKWSIITLFLSAGILSLLYGHLESKYLIFGFVILFSLVVQALNPITSTYLAELYPTPIRGLAVGLIYSIGRIAIAFVQLLIAPISERFGDVGVFTFTAVLFAVPAAITALWGERTSGRSLENLAS; from the coding sequence ATGACAGCAATCAGTATTGATAATCCTGTGAAAAATGCAGTGTCGCCCGAGCCCAAATATTTCGACGGGTTGCCGGTGACCGGCAAACAACGAAGAATAGTGTTCCTGCTCGCTTTTGGATTTTTCTTTGATTTTATGGATAATTCAAATTTTGGCGTTGTCGCGCCTGCTATCCTCAAACTTTGGCACCTTTCTCTTCAGCAAATCGGCTGGATCAATTCTGCCTTTTTTATAGGTATGTTTATCGGCGGCATTTCAGGAGGGCATTTGTCCAATGTGTTCGGGAGGAAAAAAGTACTGCTGGCAAGCATTGCTTTTTTCTCGGTTTTTTCCTTGTTCAACGGTTTGGCACCGGGTTTTATTACCTTTTTGCTTGCCCGCCTCCTTACAGGTATAGGCACGGCCAGCTTAGTGGTTGTAACCAATTTATACCTGATAGAAATGCTTCCGGGCGAAAGCCGTGGCCGCTGGCAGGCGCTTGTATTTGCGCTTGGCGTATTGGGCATACCCATATTAGGGCTACTCAATAAAATAATTATTCCCTCCGGTCCCGAAGCGTGGCGTGTGCTTTATTTTTTGGGCGGAGCAGGTTTCCTGGCTTTCTTTGCCGGGCTTATCTGGCTCAGGGAATCGCCGAGGTGGCTGGTATCCAAAGGGCGTATTGCTGAGGCCGAACTCATTCTGGGGGATATTACCGGGCTTGATATCCGGTTGAACCCCTCAACCAGCGTTCCTGAAAAAGCTTTTGGCTTAGTCTATACCATACGCTCGCTTACAGGCCAGGCTAATTTGAGGAGGACGATAGTCCTTACTTCAATTTTTTGGGTTGGTTATCCGGCCTATGCCATATTGGGCTGGCTACCTACCTTGTTTTCCAAAAAGGGCTTTAGCCTTGACGAAACGGCTTCGTTTTCGATCTGTTTAGCACTGGGTTTAACGGCGGCGTCATTCGTGGCCTCACTGATATCCGATCTTGGCGGTAGGAAATGGTCGATTATAACCTTGTTCCTGTCCGCCGGAATTTTATCTCTGTTATACGGTCATCTCGAATCAAAGTATCTCATTTTCGGATTTGTTATTTTGTTTTCGCTGGTTGTGCAAGCGCTCAATCCTATTACTTCAACCTATCTGGCTGAGCTATATCCAACTCCTATACGGGGCCTCGCAGTGGGGCTCATATACAGTATTGGCAGAATCGCCATTGCGTTTGTACAACTATTGATAGCGCCAATTTCCGAGAGGTTTGGAGATGTGGGCGTATTCACCTTTACGGCTGTTTTATTTGCCGTACCAGCCGCTATAACCGCATTATGGGGAGAGCGAACCAGCGGAAGATCGCTCGAGAACCTCGCATCTTAA
- a CDS encoding alpha/beta hydrolase, translated as MIRVVFLWFLFLLSLLAVFKAPVYFLWLVSVMVTEYPWVFILVSLFVVLWGFGVKKYQWAGAIPGITALVLFCSPVVRAYGVAGNLKPDFEYVFGPGSTQAHNRALREPFRFLKMLAGIGDKSTPFKTFTYSPEYHLTLNYYPALTAGSRPCVVVVHGGSWSSGNSNQLPELNTHLTKAGYNVAAINYRLAPQYQNPAPVEDVNTAIIYLIKHSGELHVDTSNFVLLGRSAGGQVALLAAYTLHQRGLKAVISYYGPADMVWGYSVPASPLVMDSRKVMSDYLGGGYASVPHNYEASSPILAVNKQSVPTLLIHGENDVLVAYEHSRRLNNKLQQLGVKHFLLSLPWATHGCDYTINGPSGQLATYTVDRFLNYVTR; from the coding sequence ATGATAAGAGTTGTTTTTTTGTGGTTTTTATTTTTGCTCTCGCTGCTGGCCGTATTCAAAGCACCGGTTTATTTTTTGTGGCTCGTGTCTGTGATGGTAACTGAGTATCCGTGGGTATTTATATTAGTTAGTCTATTTGTGGTTTTGTGGGGTTTTGGCGTAAAAAAATATCAATGGGCGGGGGCTATACCGGGGATTACCGCGCTGGTGTTATTTTGCTCGCCTGTGGTAAGGGCCTATGGTGTAGCGGGCAATCTTAAACCCGATTTTGAATACGTATTTGGCCCAGGAAGCACGCAGGCCCACAACAGGGCGCTGCGCGAGCCGTTCCGGTTTTTAAAAATGCTTGCTGGCATAGGCGATAAGTCTACACCCTTTAAAACATTTACCTATAGCCCGGAGTATCATTTAACACTTAACTATTACCCCGCCCTTACAGCCGGTAGCAGGCCCTGTGTGGTGGTGGTGCATGGGGGTTCATGGAGTAGCGGCAATAGCAACCAGTTACCCGAGCTCAATACACACTTAACTAAGGCGGGTTACAATGTAGCTGCTATCAATTACAGGCTTGCGCCGCAGTACCAGAACCCTGCGCCAGTTGAAGATGTCAATACGGCGATAATTTATTTGATAAAGCACTCGGGCGAGCTACATGTTGATACCAGTAATTTTGTGCTGTTAGGGCGCTCCGCAGGCGGCCAGGTTGCCTTGTTGGCCGCTTATACCCTGCACCAGCGCGGCTTAAAAGCTGTAATTAGTTATTATGGACCTGCCGACATGGTTTGGGGATATTCAGTTCCGGCCAGCCCTCTGGTGATGGATTCGCGCAAAGTAATGAGCGATTACCTGGGGGGAGGATATGCCTCGGTGCCCCATAATTACGAAGCCAGTTCGCCTATACTGGCTGTAAATAAGCAGTCGGTACCAACGTTGCTTATTCATGGCGAAAACGATGTGCTGGTAGCTTACGAGCATAGCCGCAGGCTTAACAACAAGCTGCAGCAATTAGGTGTTAAACATTTTTTGCTCAGCTTACCCTGGGCCACCCACGGCTGCGATTATACCATAAACGGGCCGAGCGGACAATTGGCAACTTATACCGTAGATCGTTTTTTAAACTACGTAACCAGGTAG
- a CDS encoding IS630 family transposase (programmed frameshift), which yields MIKYRVTLTEEERGRLSAIISKGSHSAQQYRNAYILLNCDESGLGEKIINEEVSRVLKVSMRMIDRVKQRFVEDGFEACLDRKPIIKTKAKKIDGEAEAHLIALSCGKAPEGFSKWSLRLLADKMVELKYVEDISYETIRKTFKKNELKPWKVKGWVIPPHQSSDFVANMEHLLDVYKRPYSQEFPVVCMDESPKQLITETRLPIPMKPGQDAREDFEYARCGVANIFLASEPLNGKRYVEVTERKTKTDWAKFIKQIADDWYPKVTKITLVMDNLGTHKPAALYEAFEPKEAKRLRDRFEFVYTPKHGSWLNMAEIELNVLMGQCLNRRIDNIKKMQKEVLAWQTHRNNKEATINWQFTNDDARIKLKHLYPTILT from the exons ATGATAAAGTATAGAGTAACGTTAACAGAAGAAGAGCGGGGGCGGCTAAGTGCAATAATCAGCAAGGGTTCTCACAGTGCCCAACAGTATCGCAATGCTTATATTTTATTGAATTGCGATGAAAGTGGACTTGGGGAAAAGATCATCAACGAAGAAGTCAGCCGTGTTTTAAAAGTAAGCATGCGAATGATTGACCGGGTCAAACAGCGTTTTGTTGAAGACGGTTTTGAAGCGTGCCTGGACCGTAAGCCTATAATCAAGACAAAAGCAAAAAAAATAGACGGGGAAGCCGAGGCGCATTTAATAGCATTAAGTTGTGGCAAAGCACCCGAAGGCTTTTCAAAATGGTCGCTACGTTTATTGGCTGATAAAATGGTTGAGTTGAAATATGTAGAAGATATTTCCTATGAAACGATAAGAAAGACGT TTAAAAAAAACGAGTTAAAACCCTGGAAAGTAAAAGGCTGGGTAATACCACCGCACCAAAGCAGTGATTTTGTTGCTAATATGGAGCATTTGCTGGATGTATATAAACGACCTTATAGCCAAGAGTTTCCGGTCGTTTGTATGGATGAGTCCCCAAAACAGCTGATTACAGAAACACGGTTGCCCATCCCAATGAAACCCGGACAAGATGCTCGGGAAGATTTTGAATATGCGCGTTGCGGGGTAGCCAATATATTCTTGGCATCAGAGCCATTGAACGGGAAAAGATATGTGGAGGTGACAGAACGGAAAACAAAAACAGACTGGGCAAAATTCATCAAACAAATAGCCGACGATTGGTACCCGAAAGTCACTAAAATAACCTTGGTAATGGATAACCTTGGCACACATAAACCAGCAGCGTTGTACGAGGCCTTTGAGCCGAAAGAAGCCAAACGACTAAGGGACAGGTTTGAATTTGTTTACACCCCAAAGCATGGCAGTTGGTTGAACATGGCAGAAATAGAGTTAAATGTTTTGATGGGACAATGTCTAAACCGAAGGATTGACAATATCAAAAAGATGCAAAAAGAAGTGTTGGCCTGGCAAACCCACCGAAACAATAAAGAAGCTACCATTAACTGGCAATTTACAAATGACGATGCAAGGATTAAACTCAAACACCTTTACCCGACAATTTTAACTTGA
- a CDS encoding arylsulfatase has protein sequence MKNRIIIVFAIAGSGFLNRPVFSQNISQQQEPFKGVIGRTVAESKAAWTAQIKAPAGAPNIVWILLDDVGFGASSTFGGQISTPTFDDLANNGLRYTNFHTAGVCAPSRAALLTGRNHHDVHMGMFAHTFMTGGFPGYDGRIPSDKGTIAEILRESGYNTFAVGKYGVTPDEDATDAGPFDRWPSGKGFEHFFGFLGSQTDQYKPDLVEDNAHVTPDGRHLNEQITDKAISFIDRQQNAKSGKPFFLYYAPGATHAPHQVATQWSDAYKGKFDKGWDVFREEVFKKQKQLGLIPANGVLPERNPNIKAWASLSADEKKLYARFMEVYAGYLTYTDHEIGRVINHLKEIKQLDNTLVFVVIGDNGASKEGTLNGDIDRALFSKPLPEEENIKYNLSKIDQIGKPEGTEVNYPLGWAQAANTPFKFWKTDANAEGATRNPLIVYYPKGIKEKGGIRTQYGHVIDLLPTTIDYIGIKAPEFIRGIKQDSIQGTSLVYSFDNAHAPSKHTEQLYYIFGARAIYKDGWKAGLPYSKQFLNLYDPASLVQDENAWELYNLNNDFNERIDLAKRYPEKLAELKALFEEQAKKHHLYPFITYDDLVKGKLRKD, from the coding sequence ATGAAGAACAGAATAATTATTGTCTTTGCCATAGCGGGCAGCGGTTTTCTTAACCGGCCCGTATTCAGTCAGAATATTTCGCAGCAGCAGGAGCCGTTTAAGGGCGTGATAGGCAGAACTGTAGCGGAGTCAAAAGCAGCCTGGACAGCACAGATCAAGGCTCCGGCCGGGGCGCCAAACATTGTATGGATACTGCTGGATGATGTTGGCTTTGGAGCTTCAAGTACCTTTGGAGGCCAGATAAGTACGCCCACATTTGATGATTTAGCCAATAACGGCCTAAGGTACACCAATTTTCATACCGCCGGGGTTTGTGCGCCGAGCCGGGCCGCACTGTTAACGGGACGAAATCACCACGATGTTCACATGGGCATGTTTGCACATACTTTTATGACCGGAGGGTTCCCGGGATATGACGGCAGGATACCTTCTGATAAAGGTACTATTGCGGAGATACTCAGGGAAAGCGGTTACAATACCTTTGCCGTGGGCAAATACGGCGTAACACCGGACGAAGACGCAACTGATGCTGGTCCGTTTGACCGCTGGCCATCGGGTAAGGGCTTTGAACATTTTTTTGGTTTCTTAGGTTCGCAAACCGATCAATATAAGCCGGATCTGGTTGAAGATAACGCGCACGTAACGCCCGACGGCAGGCATTTGAACGAACAGATTACCGACAAAGCCATCAGCTTTATAGACAGGCAGCAGAACGCAAAATCAGGTAAACCGTTTTTTCTGTATTACGCGCCCGGCGCAACACATGCTCCCCACCAGGTAGCCACACAGTGGAGCGATGCTTATAAAGGCAAGTTTGACAAAGGCTGGGACGTGTTTAGAGAAGAGGTATTTAAAAAGCAAAAGCAACTTGGCTTAATTCCGGCTAATGGCGTATTACCGGAGCGTAATCCAAATATTAAGGCCTGGGCGTCGCTATCTGCTGATGAGAAGAAACTGTATGCCCGTTTTATGGAAGTTTACGCCGGGTATCTAACTTATACCGATCACGAAATAGGGCGGGTGATCAACCATTTAAAGGAAATTAAACAACTTGATAATACCCTGGTGTTTGTGGTGATTGGTGATAACGGCGCCAGTAAGGAAGGAACCCTCAACGGGGATATCGACAGGGCCTTATTCTCAAAGCCGCTTCCGGAAGAAGAAAACATCAAGTATAATTTAAGCAAAATAGATCAGATAGGTAAACCGGAAGGTACCGAAGTAAATTATCCTTTAGGCTGGGCGCAGGCTGCTAATACACCATTTAAATTCTGGAAAACAGATGCAAACGCAGAGGGCGCAACCAGGAATCCGCTGATTGTATATTACCCGAAAGGGATTAAAGAGAAAGGCGGCATCAGAACCCAGTACGGCCATGTAATAGATCTGCTGCCGACAACCATTGATTATATAGGAATTAAAGCGCCGGAATTTATCCGGGGGATTAAGCAGGATTCCATCCAGGGCACTTCGCTGGTATATTCTTTTGATAATGCCCATGCTCCATCCAAACATACAGAGCAGTTATACTATATTTTTGGGGCACGCGCCATTTACAAAGATGGCTGGAAGGCGGGGCTTCCTTATTCTAAACAATTCTTGAATCTTTATGATCCGGCCTCACTCGTACAGGACGAAAACGCCTGGGAACTATATAATCTGAATAATGACTTTAATGAACGGATCGACCTGGCCAAAAGGTACCCGGAGAAACTGGCCGAATTAAAGGCACTGTTCGAAGAGCAGGCTAAAAAGCATCATCTGTATCCTTTTATCACCTACGACGACCTAGTTAAAGGGAAACTGCGAAAAGATTAA